In one window of Ovis aries strain OAR_USU_Benz2616 breed Rambouillet chromosome 5, ARS-UI_Ramb_v3.0, whole genome shotgun sequence DNA:
- the SSBP4 gene encoding single-stranded DNA-binding protein 4 isoform X1, with translation MGAGRHGHLGKAVSRQLSGTAGPASRAPASPGGWHECLIATTGACRLALERTGASRETWRRKTSGWHCTCMSTCYTSVPRSQPRPSCLRSDGRRTLRWGSPRASCIPGGAPDRREACEHSSEAKAFQDYSAAAAPSPVMGSMAPSDAMASGPMAPGFFQPFMSPRFPGGPRPTLRMPSQPPVGLPGSQPLLPGTMEPSPRAQGHSSMGPMQRVTPPRGMTSVGPQSYGGGGMRPPPNSLAGPGLPTMNMGPGVRGPWASPSGNSIPYSSSSPGSYSGPPGGGGPPGTPIMPSPGDSTNSSENMYTIMNPIGPGAGRANQFPLGPGPEGPMAAMSAMEPHHVNGSLGSGDLDGLPKSSPGAVAGLSNTPGTPRDDGEMAAAGTFLHPFPSESYSPGMTMSV, from the exons ATGGGGGCTGGGCGCCATGGGCATCTGGGCAAGGCGGTGTCGCGACAGCTGAGTGGCACTGCTGGCCCTGCTTCCCGTGCCCCAGCGTCTCCTGGGGGCTGGCACGAGTGTCTCATAGCCACCACTGGTGCCTGCAGACTGGCCCTAGAGAGGACGGGGGCATCCAGGGAGACCTGGAGGAGGAAGACCTCAG GCTGGCATTGTACGTGTATGAGTACCTGCTACACGTCGGTGCCCAGAAGTCAGCCCAGACCTTCCTGTCTGAG ATCCGATGGGAGAAGAACATTACGCTGGGGGAGCCCCCGGGCTTCTTGCATTCCTGGTGGTG CGCCCGACCGCAGAGAGGCGTGTGAGCACTCGAGCGAAGCCAAGGCTTTCCAGGACTAC AGTGCTGCAGCAGCCCCCAGCCCGGTGATGGGGAGCATGGCCCCCAGTGATGCAATGGCATCAGGCCCCATGGCACCCGGCTTCTTCCAG CCCTTCATGTCACCGCGGTTCCCAGGGGGCCCCCGGCCCACCCTGCGGATGCCGAGTCAG CCTCCCGTGGGCCTCCCCggctcccagcccctcctccctggcACCATGGAGCCCTCCCCGCGAGCTCAGG ggCATTCGAGCATGGGCCCCATGCAGAGGGTGACGCCTCCCCGGGGCATGACCAGCGTTGGGCCCCAG AGCTACGGAGGCGGTGGCATGCGGCCCCCACCCAACTCTCTTGCTGGCCCTGGCTTGCCCACCATGAACAT GGGCCCTGGCGTGCGCGGCCCATGGGCCAGCCCGAGTGGCAACTCG atcccctactcctcctcctcccccggcAGCTACTCG GGACCCCCAGGAGGAGGCGGGCCCCCTGGAACCCCCATCATGCCTAGCCCTGGAG ACTCCACCAACTCGAGCGAGAACATGTACACCATCATGAACCCCATCGGGCCGGGCGCCGGCAGGGCTAAT CAGTTCCCGCTTGGCCCTGGTCCGGAGGGCCCCATGGCCGCCATGAGTGCGATGGAGCCTCACCACGTAAACGGATCCCTGG GCTCGGGCGATCTGGACGGGTTGCCGAAG AGCTCCCCCGGCGCCGTGGCCGGCCTGAGCAACACCCCGGGCACCCCGCGGGACGACGGCGAGATGGCGGCCGCCGGGACCTTCCTGCACCCGTTCCCGAGCGAAAGC TACTCCCCCGGGATGACCATGAGCGTGTGA
- the SSBP4 gene encoding single-stranded DNA-binding protein 4 isoform X12 — protein MSTCYTSVPRSQPRPSCLRSDGRRTLRWGSPRASCIPGGAPDRREACEHSSEAKAFQDYSAAAAPSPVMGSMAPSDAMASGPMAPGFFQPFMSPRFPGGPRPTLRMPSQPPVGLPGSQPLLPGTMEPSPRAQGHSSMGPMQRVTPPRGMTSVGPQSYGGGGMRPPPNSLAGPGLPTMNMGPGVRGPWASPSGNSIPYSSSSPGSYSGPPGGGGPPGTPIMPSPGDSTNSSENMYTIMNPIGPGAGRANFPLGPGPEGPMAAMSAMEPHHVNGSLGSGDLDGLPKSSPGAVAGLSNTPGTPRDDGEMAAAGTFLHPFPSESYSPGMTMSV, from the exons ATGAGTACCTGCTACACGTCGGTGCCCAGAAGTCAGCCCAGACCTTCCTGTCTGAG ATCCGATGGGAGAAGAACATTACGCTGGGGGAGCCCCCGGGCTTCTTGCATTCCTGGTGGTG CGCCCGACCGCAGAGAGGCGTGTGAGCACTCGAGCGAAGCCAAGGCTTTCCAGGACTAC AGTGCTGCAGCAGCCCCCAGCCCGGTGATGGGGAGCATGGCCCCCAGTGATGCAATGGCATCAGGCCCCATGGCACCCGGCTTCTTCCAG CCCTTCATGTCACCGCGGTTCCCAGGGGGCCCCCGGCCCACCCTGCGGATGCCGAGTCAG CCTCCCGTGGGCCTCCCCggctcccagcccctcctccctggcACCATGGAGCCCTCCCCGCGAGCTCAGG ggCATTCGAGCATGGGCCCCATGCAGAGGGTGACGCCTCCCCGGGGCATGACCAGCGTTGGGCCCCAG AGCTACGGAGGCGGTGGCATGCGGCCCCCACCCAACTCTCTTGCTGGCCCTGGCTTGCCCACCATGAACAT GGGCCCTGGCGTGCGCGGCCCATGGGCCAGCCCGAGTGGCAACTCG atcccctactcctcctcctcccccggcAGCTACTCG GGACCCCCAGGAGGAGGCGGGCCCCCTGGAACCCCCATCATGCCTAGCCCTGGAG ACTCCACCAACTCGAGCGAGAACATGTACACCATCATGAACCCCATCGGGCCGGGCGCCGGCAGGGCTAAT TTCCCGCTTGGCCCTGGTCCGGAGGGCCCCATGGCCGCCATGAGTGCGATGGAGCCTCACCACGTAAACGGATCCCTGG GCTCGGGCGATCTGGACGGGTTGCCGAAG AGCTCCCCCGGCGCCGTGGCCGGCCTGAGCAACACCCCGGGCACCCCGCGGGACGACGGCGAGATGGCGGCCGCCGGGACCTTCCTGCACCCGTTCCCGAGCGAAAGC TACTCCCCCGGGATGACCATGAGCGTGTGA
- the SSBP4 gene encoding single-stranded DNA-binding protein 4 isoform X10, which translates to MYAKGGKGSAVPSDSQAREKLALYVYEYLLHVGAQKSAQTFLSEIRWEKNITLGEPPGFLHSWWCVFWDLYCAAPDRREACEHSSEAKAFQDYSAAAAPSPVMGSMAPSDAMASGPMAPGFFQPPVGLPGSQPLLPGTMEPSPRAQGHSSMGPMQRVTPPRGMTSVGPQSYGGGGMRPPPNSLAGPGLPTMNMGPGVRGPWASPSGNSIPYSSSSPGSYSGPPGGGGPPGTPIMPSPGDSTNSSENMYTIMNPIGPGAGRANFPLGPGPEGPMAAMSAMEPHHVNGSLGSGDLDGLPKSSPGAVAGLSNTPGTPRDDGEMAAAGTFLHPFPSESYSPGMTMSV; encoded by the exons ATGTACGCCAAGGGGGGCAAGGGCTCGGCCGTGCCCTCCGACAGCCAGGCACGAGAGAA GCTGGCATTGTACGTGTATGAGTACCTGCTACACGTCGGTGCCCAGAAGTCAGCCCAGACCTTCCTGTCTGAG ATCCGATGGGAGAAGAACATTACGCTGGGGGAGCCCCCGGGCTTCTTGCATTCCTGGTGGTG CGTGTTCTGGGACTTGTACTGTGCAGCGCCCGACCGCAGAGAGGCGTGTGAGCACTCGAGCGAAGCCAAGGCTTTCCAGGACTAC AGTGCTGCAGCAGCCCCCAGCCCGGTGATGGGGAGCATGGCCCCCAGTGATGCAATGGCATCAGGCCCCATGGCACCCGGCTTCTTCCAG CCTCCCGTGGGCCTCCCCggctcccagcccctcctccctggcACCATGGAGCCCTCCCCGCGAGCTCAGG ggCATTCGAGCATGGGCCCCATGCAGAGGGTGACGCCTCCCCGGGGCATGACCAGCGTTGGGCCCCAG AGCTACGGAGGCGGTGGCATGCGGCCCCCACCCAACTCTCTTGCTGGCCCTGGCTTGCCCACCATGAACAT GGGCCCTGGCGTGCGCGGCCCATGGGCCAGCCCGAGTGGCAACTCG atcccctactcctcctcctcccccggcAGCTACTCG GGACCCCCAGGAGGAGGCGGGCCCCCTGGAACCCCCATCATGCCTAGCCCTGGAG ACTCCACCAACTCGAGCGAGAACATGTACACCATCATGAACCCCATCGGGCCGGGCGCCGGCAGGGCTAAT TTCCCGCTTGGCCCTGGTCCGGAGGGCCCCATGGCCGCCATGAGTGCGATGGAGCCTCACCACGTAAACGGATCCCTGG GCTCGGGCGATCTGGACGGGTTGCCGAAG AGCTCCCCCGGCGCCGTGGCCGGCCTGAGCAACACCCCGGGCACCCCGCGGGACGACGGCGAGATGGCGGCCGCCGGGACCTTCCTGCACCCGTTCCCGAGCGAAAGC TACTCCCCCGGGATGACCATGAGCGTGTGA
- the SSBP4 gene encoding single-stranded DNA-binding protein 4 isoform X9 translates to MYAKGGKGSAVPSDSQAREKLALYVYEYLLHVGAQKSAQTFLSEIRWEKNITLGEPPGFLHSWWCVFWDLYCAAPDRREACEHSSEAKAFQDYSAAAAPSPVMGSMAPSDAMASGPMAPGFFQPPVGLPGSQPLLPGTMEPSPRAQGHSSMGPMQRVTPPRGMTSVGPQSYGGGGMRPPPNSLAGPGLPTMNMGPGVRGPWASPSGNSIPYSSSSPGSYSGPPGGGGPPGTPIMPSPGDSTNSSENMYTIMNPIGPGAGRANQFPLGPGPEGPMAAMSAMEPHHVNGSLGSGDLDGLPKSSPGAVAGLSNTPGTPRDDGEMAAAGTFLHPFPSESYSPGMTMSV, encoded by the exons ATGTACGCCAAGGGGGGCAAGGGCTCGGCCGTGCCCTCCGACAGCCAGGCACGAGAGAA GCTGGCATTGTACGTGTATGAGTACCTGCTACACGTCGGTGCCCAGAAGTCAGCCCAGACCTTCCTGTCTGAG ATCCGATGGGAGAAGAACATTACGCTGGGGGAGCCCCCGGGCTTCTTGCATTCCTGGTGGTG CGTGTTCTGGGACTTGTACTGTGCAGCGCCCGACCGCAGAGAGGCGTGTGAGCACTCGAGCGAAGCCAAGGCTTTCCAGGACTAC AGTGCTGCAGCAGCCCCCAGCCCGGTGATGGGGAGCATGGCCCCCAGTGATGCAATGGCATCAGGCCCCATGGCACCCGGCTTCTTCCAG CCTCCCGTGGGCCTCCCCggctcccagcccctcctccctggcACCATGGAGCCCTCCCCGCGAGCTCAGG ggCATTCGAGCATGGGCCCCATGCAGAGGGTGACGCCTCCCCGGGGCATGACCAGCGTTGGGCCCCAG AGCTACGGAGGCGGTGGCATGCGGCCCCCACCCAACTCTCTTGCTGGCCCTGGCTTGCCCACCATGAACAT GGGCCCTGGCGTGCGCGGCCCATGGGCCAGCCCGAGTGGCAACTCG atcccctactcctcctcctcccccggcAGCTACTCG GGACCCCCAGGAGGAGGCGGGCCCCCTGGAACCCCCATCATGCCTAGCCCTGGAG ACTCCACCAACTCGAGCGAGAACATGTACACCATCATGAACCCCATCGGGCCGGGCGCCGGCAGGGCTAAT CAGTTCCCGCTTGGCCCTGGTCCGGAGGGCCCCATGGCCGCCATGAGTGCGATGGAGCCTCACCACGTAAACGGATCCCTGG GCTCGGGCGATCTGGACGGGTTGCCGAAG AGCTCCCCCGGCGCCGTGGCCGGCCTGAGCAACACCCCGGGCACCCCGCGGGACGACGGCGAGATGGCGGCCGCCGGGACCTTCCTGCACCCGTTCCCGAGCGAAAGC TACTCCCCCGGGATGACCATGAGCGTGTGA
- the SSBP4 gene encoding single-stranded DNA-binding protein 4 isoform X11, which translates to MSTCYTSVPRSQPRPSCLRSDGRRTLRWGSPRASCIPGGAPDRREACEHSSEAKAFQDYSAAAAPSPVMGSMAPSDAMASGPMAPGFFQPFMSPRFPGGPRPTLRMPSQPPVGLPGSQPLLPGTMEPSPRAQGHSSMGPMQRVTPPRGMTSVGPQSYGGGGMRPPPNSLAGPGLPTMNMGPGVRGPWASPSGNSIPYSSSSPGSYSGPPGGGGPPGTPIMPSPGDSTNSSENMYTIMNPIGPGAGRANQFPLGPGPEGPMAAMSAMEPHHVNGSLGSGDLDGLPKSSPGAVAGLSNTPGTPRDDGEMAAAGTFLHPFPSESYSPGMTMSV; encoded by the exons ATGAGTACCTGCTACACGTCGGTGCCCAGAAGTCAGCCCAGACCTTCCTGTCTGAG ATCCGATGGGAGAAGAACATTACGCTGGGGGAGCCCCCGGGCTTCTTGCATTCCTGGTGGTG CGCCCGACCGCAGAGAGGCGTGTGAGCACTCGAGCGAAGCCAAGGCTTTCCAGGACTAC AGTGCTGCAGCAGCCCCCAGCCCGGTGATGGGGAGCATGGCCCCCAGTGATGCAATGGCATCAGGCCCCATGGCACCCGGCTTCTTCCAG CCCTTCATGTCACCGCGGTTCCCAGGGGGCCCCCGGCCCACCCTGCGGATGCCGAGTCAG CCTCCCGTGGGCCTCCCCggctcccagcccctcctccctggcACCATGGAGCCCTCCCCGCGAGCTCAGG ggCATTCGAGCATGGGCCCCATGCAGAGGGTGACGCCTCCCCGGGGCATGACCAGCGTTGGGCCCCAG AGCTACGGAGGCGGTGGCATGCGGCCCCCACCCAACTCTCTTGCTGGCCCTGGCTTGCCCACCATGAACAT GGGCCCTGGCGTGCGCGGCCCATGGGCCAGCCCGAGTGGCAACTCG atcccctactcctcctcctcccccggcAGCTACTCG GGACCCCCAGGAGGAGGCGGGCCCCCTGGAACCCCCATCATGCCTAGCCCTGGAG ACTCCACCAACTCGAGCGAGAACATGTACACCATCATGAACCCCATCGGGCCGGGCGCCGGCAGGGCTAAT CAGTTCCCGCTTGGCCCTGGTCCGGAGGGCCCCATGGCCGCCATGAGTGCGATGGAGCCTCACCACGTAAACGGATCCCTGG GCTCGGGCGATCTGGACGGGTTGCCGAAG AGCTCCCCCGGCGCCGTGGCCGGCCTGAGCAACACCCCGGGCACCCCGCGGGACGACGGCGAGATGGCGGCCGCCGGGACCTTCCTGCACCCGTTCCCGAGCGAAAGC TACTCCCCCGGGATGACCATGAGCGTGTGA
- the SSBP4 gene encoding single-stranded DNA-binding protein 4 isoform X7 → MGGLSSLAGKSERKQERESRLALYVYEYLLHVGAQKSAQTFLSEIRWEKNITLGEPPGFLHSWWCVFWDLYCAAPDRREACEHSSEAKAFQDYSAAAAPSPVMGSMAPSDAMASGPMAPGFFQPFMSPRFPGGPRPTLRMPSQPPVGLPGSQPLLPGTMEPSPRAQGHSSMGPMQRVTPPRGMTSVGPQSYGGGGMRPPPNSLAGPGLPTMNMGPGVRGPWASPSGNSIPYSSSSPGSYSGPPGGGGPPGTPIMPSPGDSTNSSENMYTIMNPIGPGAGRANQFPLGPGPEGPMAAMSAMEPHHVNGSLGSGDLDGLPKSSPGAVAGLSNTPGTPRDDGEMAAAGTFLHPFPSESYSPGMTMSV, encoded by the exons ATGGGAGGCTTGAGCAGCCTGGCTGGGAAGAGCGAGAGAAAACAGGAGCGTGAGTCAAG GCTGGCATTGTACGTGTATGAGTACCTGCTACACGTCGGTGCCCAGAAGTCAGCCCAGACCTTCCTGTCTGAG ATCCGATGGGAGAAGAACATTACGCTGGGGGAGCCCCCGGGCTTCTTGCATTCCTGGTGGTG CGTGTTCTGGGACTTGTACTGTGCAGCGCCCGACCGCAGAGAGGCGTGTGAGCACTCGAGCGAAGCCAAGGCTTTCCAGGACTAC AGTGCTGCAGCAGCCCCCAGCCCGGTGATGGGGAGCATGGCCCCCAGTGATGCAATGGCATCAGGCCCCATGGCACCCGGCTTCTTCCAG CCCTTCATGTCACCGCGGTTCCCAGGGGGCCCCCGGCCCACCCTGCGGATGCCGAGTCAG CCTCCCGTGGGCCTCCCCggctcccagcccctcctccctggcACCATGGAGCCCTCCCCGCGAGCTCAGG ggCATTCGAGCATGGGCCCCATGCAGAGGGTGACGCCTCCCCGGGGCATGACCAGCGTTGGGCCCCAG AGCTACGGAGGCGGTGGCATGCGGCCCCCACCCAACTCTCTTGCTGGCCCTGGCTTGCCCACCATGAACAT GGGCCCTGGCGTGCGCGGCCCATGGGCCAGCCCGAGTGGCAACTCG atcccctactcctcctcctcccccggcAGCTACTCG GGACCCCCAGGAGGAGGCGGGCCCCCTGGAACCCCCATCATGCCTAGCCCTGGAG ACTCCACCAACTCGAGCGAGAACATGTACACCATCATGAACCCCATCGGGCCGGGCGCCGGCAGGGCTAAT CAGTTCCCGCTTGGCCCTGGTCCGGAGGGCCCCATGGCCGCCATGAGTGCGATGGAGCCTCACCACGTAAACGGATCCCTGG GCTCGGGCGATCTGGACGGGTTGCCGAAG AGCTCCCCCGGCGCCGTGGCCGGCCTGAGCAACACCCCGGGCACCCCGCGGGACGACGGCGAGATGGCGGCCGCCGGGACCTTCCTGCACCCGTTCCCGAGCGAAAGC TACTCCCCCGGGATGACCATGAGCGTGTGA
- the SSBP4 gene encoding single-stranded DNA-binding protein 4 isoform X3, with product MPTACTPTPAEVLLRWNIHSWYRLRGGASESDPVSQATQHLQLTTGWHCTCMSTCYTSVPRSQPRPSCLRSDGRRTLRWGSPRASCIPGGAPDRREACEHSSEAKAFQDYSAAAAPSPVMGSMAPSDAMASGPMAPGFFQPFMSPRFPGGPRPTLRMPSQPPVGLPGSQPLLPGTMEPSPRAQGHSSMGPMQRVTPPRGMTSVGPQSYGGGGMRPPPNSLAGPGLPTMNMGPGVRGPWASPSGNSIPYSSSSPGSYSGPPGGGGPPGTPIMPSPGDSTNSSENMYTIMNPIGPGAGRANQFPLGPGPEGPMAAMSAMEPHHVNGSLGSGDLDGLPKSSPGAVAGLSNTPGTPRDDGEMAAAGTFLHPFPSESYSPGMTMSV from the exons ATGCCTACTGCCTGCACCCCGACTCCTGCAGAGGTGCTATTAAGGTGGAATATTCACAGCTGGTACAGGCTGAGAGGCGGAGCCAGCGAAAGTGACCCAGTCAGTCAAGCCACCCAGCACCTGCAATTGACAACAG GCTGGCATTGTACGTGTATGAGTACCTGCTACACGTCGGTGCCCAGAAGTCAGCCCAGACCTTCCTGTCTGAG ATCCGATGGGAGAAGAACATTACGCTGGGGGAGCCCCCGGGCTTCTTGCATTCCTGGTGGTG CGCCCGACCGCAGAGAGGCGTGTGAGCACTCGAGCGAAGCCAAGGCTTTCCAGGACTAC AGTGCTGCAGCAGCCCCCAGCCCGGTGATGGGGAGCATGGCCCCCAGTGATGCAATGGCATCAGGCCCCATGGCACCCGGCTTCTTCCAG CCCTTCATGTCACCGCGGTTCCCAGGGGGCCCCCGGCCCACCCTGCGGATGCCGAGTCAG CCTCCCGTGGGCCTCCCCggctcccagcccctcctccctggcACCATGGAGCCCTCCCCGCGAGCTCAGG ggCATTCGAGCATGGGCCCCATGCAGAGGGTGACGCCTCCCCGGGGCATGACCAGCGTTGGGCCCCAG AGCTACGGAGGCGGTGGCATGCGGCCCCCACCCAACTCTCTTGCTGGCCCTGGCTTGCCCACCATGAACAT GGGCCCTGGCGTGCGCGGCCCATGGGCCAGCCCGAGTGGCAACTCG atcccctactcctcctcctcccccggcAGCTACTCG GGACCCCCAGGAGGAGGCGGGCCCCCTGGAACCCCCATCATGCCTAGCCCTGGAG ACTCCACCAACTCGAGCGAGAACATGTACACCATCATGAACCCCATCGGGCCGGGCGCCGGCAGGGCTAAT CAGTTCCCGCTTGGCCCTGGTCCGGAGGGCCCCATGGCCGCCATGAGTGCGATGGAGCCTCACCACGTAAACGGATCCCTGG GCTCGGGCGATCTGGACGGGTTGCCGAAG AGCTCCCCCGGCGCCGTGGCCGGCCTGAGCAACACCCCGGGCACCCCGCGGGACGACGGCGAGATGGCGGCCGCCGGGACCTTCCTGCACCCGTTCCCGAGCGAAAGC TACTCCCCCGGGATGACCATGAGCGTGTGA
- the SSBP4 gene encoding single-stranded DNA-binding protein 4 isoform X4, translating to MGAGRHGHLGKAVSRQLSGTAGPASRAPASPGGWHECLIATTGACRLALERTGASRETWRRKTSGWHCTCMSTCYTSVPRSQPRPSCLRSDGRRTLRWGSPRASCIPGGAPDRREACEHSSEAKAFQDYSAAAAPSPVMGSMAPSDAMASGPMAPGFFQPPVGLPGSQPLLPGTMEPSPRAQGHSSMGPMQRVTPPRGMTSVGPQSYGGGGMRPPPNSLAGPGLPTMNMGPGVRGPWASPSGNSIPYSSSSPGSYSGPPGGGGPPGTPIMPSPGDSTNSSENMYTIMNPIGPGAGRANQFPLGPGPEGPMAAMSAMEPHHVNGSLGSGDLDGLPKSSPGAVAGLSNTPGTPRDDGEMAAAGTFLHPFPSESYSPGMTMSV from the exons ATGGGGGCTGGGCGCCATGGGCATCTGGGCAAGGCGGTGTCGCGACAGCTGAGTGGCACTGCTGGCCCTGCTTCCCGTGCCCCAGCGTCTCCTGGGGGCTGGCACGAGTGTCTCATAGCCACCACTGGTGCCTGCAGACTGGCCCTAGAGAGGACGGGGGCATCCAGGGAGACCTGGAGGAGGAAGACCTCAG GCTGGCATTGTACGTGTATGAGTACCTGCTACACGTCGGTGCCCAGAAGTCAGCCCAGACCTTCCTGTCTGAG ATCCGATGGGAGAAGAACATTACGCTGGGGGAGCCCCCGGGCTTCTTGCATTCCTGGTGGTG CGCCCGACCGCAGAGAGGCGTGTGAGCACTCGAGCGAAGCCAAGGCTTTCCAGGACTAC AGTGCTGCAGCAGCCCCCAGCCCGGTGATGGGGAGCATGGCCCCCAGTGATGCAATGGCATCAGGCCCCATGGCACCCGGCTTCTTCCAG CCTCCCGTGGGCCTCCCCggctcccagcccctcctccctggcACCATGGAGCCCTCCCCGCGAGCTCAGG ggCATTCGAGCATGGGCCCCATGCAGAGGGTGACGCCTCCCCGGGGCATGACCAGCGTTGGGCCCCAG AGCTACGGAGGCGGTGGCATGCGGCCCCCACCCAACTCTCTTGCTGGCCCTGGCTTGCCCACCATGAACAT GGGCCCTGGCGTGCGCGGCCCATGGGCCAGCCCGAGTGGCAACTCG atcccctactcctcctcctcccccggcAGCTACTCG GGACCCCCAGGAGGAGGCGGGCCCCCTGGAACCCCCATCATGCCTAGCCCTGGAG ACTCCACCAACTCGAGCGAGAACATGTACACCATCATGAACCCCATCGGGCCGGGCGCCGGCAGGGCTAAT CAGTTCCCGCTTGGCCCTGGTCCGGAGGGCCCCATGGCCGCCATGAGTGCGATGGAGCCTCACCACGTAAACGGATCCCTGG GCTCGGGCGATCTGGACGGGTTGCCGAAG AGCTCCCCCGGCGCCGTGGCCGGCCTGAGCAACACCCCGGGCACCCCGCGGGACGACGGCGAGATGGCGGCCGCCGGGACCTTCCTGCACCCGTTCCCGAGCGAAAGC TACTCCCCCGGGATGACCATGAGCGTGTGA
- the SSBP4 gene encoding single-stranded DNA-binding protein 4 isoform X5, giving the protein MGAGRHGHLGKAVSRQLSGTAGPASRAPASPGGWHECLIATTGACRLALERTGASRETWRRKTSGWHCTCMSTCYTSVPRSQPRPSCLRSDGRRTLRWGSPRASCIPGGAPDRREACEHSSEAKAFQDYSAAAAPSPVMGSMAPSDAMASGPMAPGFFQPPVGLPGSQPLLPGTMEPSPRAQGHSSMGPMQRVTPPRGMTSVGPQSYGGGGMRPPPNSLAGPGLPTMNMGPGVRGPWASPSGNSIPYSSSSPGSYSGPPGGGGPPGTPIMPSPGDSTNSSENMYTIMNPIGPGAGRANFPLGPGPEGPMAAMSAMEPHHVNGSLGSGDLDGLPKSSPGAVAGLSNTPGTPRDDGEMAAAGTFLHPFPSESYSPGMTMSV; this is encoded by the exons ATGGGGGCTGGGCGCCATGGGCATCTGGGCAAGGCGGTGTCGCGACAGCTGAGTGGCACTGCTGGCCCTGCTTCCCGTGCCCCAGCGTCTCCTGGGGGCTGGCACGAGTGTCTCATAGCCACCACTGGTGCCTGCAGACTGGCCCTAGAGAGGACGGGGGCATCCAGGGAGACCTGGAGGAGGAAGACCTCAG GCTGGCATTGTACGTGTATGAGTACCTGCTACACGTCGGTGCCCAGAAGTCAGCCCAGACCTTCCTGTCTGAG ATCCGATGGGAGAAGAACATTACGCTGGGGGAGCCCCCGGGCTTCTTGCATTCCTGGTGGTG CGCCCGACCGCAGAGAGGCGTGTGAGCACTCGAGCGAAGCCAAGGCTTTCCAGGACTAC AGTGCTGCAGCAGCCCCCAGCCCGGTGATGGGGAGCATGGCCCCCAGTGATGCAATGGCATCAGGCCCCATGGCACCCGGCTTCTTCCAG CCTCCCGTGGGCCTCCCCggctcccagcccctcctccctggcACCATGGAGCCCTCCCCGCGAGCTCAGG ggCATTCGAGCATGGGCCCCATGCAGAGGGTGACGCCTCCCCGGGGCATGACCAGCGTTGGGCCCCAG AGCTACGGAGGCGGTGGCATGCGGCCCCCACCCAACTCTCTTGCTGGCCCTGGCTTGCCCACCATGAACAT GGGCCCTGGCGTGCGCGGCCCATGGGCCAGCCCGAGTGGCAACTCG atcccctactcctcctcctcccccggcAGCTACTCG GGACCCCCAGGAGGAGGCGGGCCCCCTGGAACCCCCATCATGCCTAGCCCTGGAG ACTCCACCAACTCGAGCGAGAACATGTACACCATCATGAACCCCATCGGGCCGGGCGCCGGCAGGGCTAAT TTCCCGCTTGGCCCTGGTCCGGAGGGCCCCATGGCCGCCATGAGTGCGATGGAGCCTCACCACGTAAACGGATCCCTGG GCTCGGGCGATCTGGACGGGTTGCCGAAG AGCTCCCCCGGCGCCGTGGCCGGCCTGAGCAACACCCCGGGCACCCCGCGGGACGACGGCGAGATGGCGGCCGCCGGGACCTTCCTGCACCCGTTCCCGAGCGAAAGC TACTCCCCCGGGATGACCATGAGCGTGTGA